Sequence from the Bacteroidota bacterium genome:
ATCCAAACGGTCATGGTCCTATTATTCTTGGAAAATTTACACCGTTTTCTAAAAATCCTACTGTAGCAAAATTCTTTATTCAATTAGGTCTCGTAGAAGAATTGGGCTCAGGTTTCTTGAACGTCAATCGTTTTGTGAAAGAATATGGCGGTAAGAGATCGCCTGAATTTATTGAAGGAAATACTTTTAAGATGGTTATTCCCATCAGTGAAAAGATGATGGCAAAGAAGTTCGACGGAGCCGGTGTAAGTGGCGGTGCAGTTGAGGGATTAATTGAGGGATTAACTGAGGGATTAAAACAAAAACTTATCAATTTAATTAAGACTATGGTAATTGAAGAAGGAAAGCGCATACCCTTCTATGCAAATAAAATTTCTGAACCCGAAAAAAATATTGAAAGGTATTTCAAATTGTTTAGAGATAAACAATTGATTGAATATAGAGGAAGTAAAAAAACAGGTGGCTATTTTTTAACCGAAGAAATTAAAAAGAAATTAAAACAATGAGCAACGGCAACACATCAAGCATAATCCAAAAGGTCTGGTCGTTCTGTAACACACTCCGCGATGATGGAGTTGGGTACGGAGATTACCTCGAACAACTCACGTACCTGCTCTTTCTCAAAATGGCAGATGAGTATAGTAAACCTCCATACAACAGAAAACTGCCTATCCCAAAAGAATATACGTGGGATAAATTAACAACGCCTAAAGGCGCGGCATTAGAAACACATTACAATAATTTGCTGCGCGATCTTGCCAAAGAAAAAAATATACTCGGTCAGATATTTACCAAGAGCCAGAATAAAATCCAGGATCCCGCGAAACTCTCCCGCCTCATTGATCTGATAGACAAAGAGCAATGGAGTACAATGGCGGCAGATGTAAAAGGAGAAATCTACGAAGGGCTGTTAGAGAAAAACGCGGAAGATACAAAAAGCGGTGCCGGACAATACTTTACACCGCGTGCGCTAATTAAAACAATGGTGCAATGTGTACGTCCCGAACCTAAAAAGACCATTGCCGATCCTGCGTGTGGTACAGGCGGATTTTTCCTTGCTGCGTACGACTTCCTCTCATCTCAGGATTTAGATAAAGAGCAGAGAAAGTTTTTAAAGTATAACACCTTTTACGGCAATGAAATAGTAGCAAGCACCAGACGCCTTGCACTCATGAACCTGTTCCTGCATAACATCGGCGATATCGACAGCGAAAACTTTATCTCGTCTGCTGATGCGCTGGTATCTTCTCCATCTAAAACATTTGATTATGTACTTGCAAATCCTCCATTTGGCAAGAAAAGCAGTATGACCTTTACAAACGAAGAAGGAGAGCAGGAAAAAGAAGAGCTTACTTACAATCGTCAGGATTTTTGGGTAACGACAAGCAACAAGCAGTTAAACTTTGTCCAGCACATCCGCACTATGTTAAAGACTGACGGTAAAGCTGCAGTCGTTGTACCAGATAATGTTTTGTTTGAAGGAGGTGCAGGCGAAACAGTCCGAAAGCAATTATTAGATAAAACAGATCTGCACACGATTCTGCGTTTATCAACGGGAATATTTTATGCGAACGGTGTAAAAGCAAATGTATTATTCTTCGATAACAAACCCGCATCAAAAGAACCGTGGACAAAAGATGTTTGGATCTTCGATTACCGAACTAATACACACCACACACTCAAAAAAAACCGGATGCAGTTTGAGGATTTAAAGGAATTTATCGATTGCTACAATCCAAAGAACCGGAACAAACGAAAAGCAACGTGGAGTGAATCGAATCCAGACGGACGTTGGCGGAGATTTACCTACGAAGAAATTATCAATCGCGATAAAACAAGTCTCGACATTACATGGATAAAAGATAAGTCTTTAGCTGATCTTGATAACCTTCCCGACCCGGATGTGCTTGCGATAGAGATAGTAGAGAATTTAGAAGCGGGACTTGAAAACTTCCGAGAGATTATAGATTCGATTAATGGGAAGAAGTCGTAATGGCAAATCCAAAAGAAGAAAAACCATTGGTTGTCCGATGCCCGAACTGCAAACAAGTACGCGAACCCGACTACAACGAAACCACGCGGCGCTATGTATGTACCATTTGCGCGGCACCGTTGGATGCACAGGTTCTGATTGAAAAGAAGAAACGAGGATTGAAATAGCGTTCCTCACAATAGGATCACCAATCACTGAATCAACAAACCGCTGAAGCGGTTAGTATATTTATTTATTTTATAATTCACCGACTAAAGTCGGCGGCAATCATTAATATCCCTCCCCAAAATCTTTTTTGAACGCATCGGCTAATATTCTTCCCCAATTTTCCAAAGCTGCTAATTTACCGAAGAAGAATCTAAGCACGGGCGGCTCTTCTACAAACTTTAATCCCTTAACCAAATCTCTATGCTTGTATAACCAAACCAAGCGGTCAACTGCGTAATCTATCTGGGACATTGTGTAAACACGGCGCGGCACTGCGAGCCGGGCAAGCTCAATATCGGCATAAACTTCGTTACCGTCTTTGTCTCTTTCCATCGAGACTGTGCCTCGCTCCATACTGCGAATACCGGAAGCGATATACACCGCCGCGGATAAAGCTCCTGCCGGGTACTGCGATTGAGGTATGTGAGGCAGAAAGCGCATCGCATCGAGATGGCATGCCAATCCGCCTGCCGGTGTAACAACGGGCAGCTTGCTTTCTACAAGTTTCTCAACAAAATATTTTACAAACTCAGCCGCGCTGCCTGCAACGTTAAGCTCGGTCATCTCACGCAAACCAACTGCCATAGCTTCAATTTCTTTTGTGGACATACCGCCGTAAGTCAGAAAACCTTCGTACACGGGAAGCCAGTTTTTTATATCCTCAAAATATTTTTTGTTGTTGGTTGCAATGAAACCGCCGCGGACGCAGGTACTTTTGCGACCTGAGAGATAAAATATATCTGCGTAACTCATCAGCTCCCAGATAATTTCCTGGATGGATTTATTCTCATATCCTTTCTCGCGCTTTTTAATAAAGTAAGCATTCTCAGAAAGTAAACTCCCGTCGAACACAAGCGGAATTTTATTTTCGGAAGCTATCTTTTTCACCTCTCTCAAATTTTCCATAGAGAATGGTTGCCCGCCTATAAGATTTGTTGTCGCTTCCATTCTGATGAAAGGAACCTTATCAGCTCCATATTTCTTGATGACATCTTTGAACTTTTGGATATCCAGGTCGCCTTTGAACTGGACGGAGCTTTCGGTTTTCAGAGCCTCGTCGGTGAAAATTTCAAGAACTGTTCCGCCGGCTAACTCGAAGTGAACTTTGGTTGTGGTGAAGTGGTAGTTCATTGGGACGACGTCGCCGGGTTTTACAAATACTTTGGCTAATAAATGTTCGGCGGCTCTGCCTTGGTGGACGGGCAGGAGGTATTCAAACCTCAGGACATCATTTACGGCGGCGAGAAGTTTGTAGTAGCTCTCGCAGCCAGCGTAGGCATCGTCGGATACCATCATAGCGGCGAGCTGGTTATCGCTCATAGCGTTAGTGCCGCTATCGGTGAGCATGTCTAAAAAAATATCGCGAGTGCGTAGTGAGAATGTATTGTAGCCGCCTTCTTCAATGGCTTTTAGCCGCTGGTCGACAGGAATAAGGTTTGTTTTTTGCACAATCCTGACTTTGTGCATCTCAACGGGAATTTCTCTCCCGTTCGAAAGTTTTACTAACATAATATCCTCCAGATTAAGTTATTGAAAGTTTTGTGAATTTATAAAAGGGACATGACGCTAAATTGATAGTATATTATAATCATCTTATCAAACAATTTCAATAAATTAATTATTCAATCTATCCTCGAATCTATACTTTGCATATTCCTCTTATTTTTACTATTTTAAGCAAGTTTAAATCAATAAAAATTAAGATTATCTTTATATGGAAAACATTCTGCAACCAAATGTACAGAATTTAAAACCCGAACCGTCGGCGTTTTACCGGTGGGTAGTTTTAGTATTTATCAGTTTCGCGATGTTTGGTAACTACTATATCTACGATAGTATCAGTCCGCTTGCCGATTTACTTGCTACGCAATTAAATTTTACCAACTCGGATATCGGATTACTGCAAGCAATCTACAGTTTTCCAAACATCATAATGGTTCTGATTGGTGGATTAATTATTGATAGAATAGGAACCAGAAAATCTGTTTTTATTTTTACATCTCTCATCATGATTGGTGCATTAGTAACTGCGGTTCGTGGCGATTTGTACTTAATGGCAGCGGGTAGATTAATATTTGGTTTAGGCGCCGAGTCGATGATAGTTGCCATCACTACTATTATCGCGAGGTGGTTTAAAGGAAAGGAGCTGTCGTTCGCATTCGGTTTGAATTTGACCGTGGCAAGATTCGGTTCCTTTATGGCGCTGAATTCTCCGAGCTGGGGAAAAAGTTTGTATAACTACTGGCAGTCGCCTTTGTGGATAACTGTAGCTGCCGGAGTATTTGCGATCTTCTGTATTCTCATTTATTATTTCATGGATGCGTATGCGTCTAAAAATTACAAATTAGCAAAGGAAGGGAATCAGGATAAAATTGTATTTAAAGAGATATTTAAGTTTGGTACATCGTTCTGGTTTATAACGGCTTTATGCGTAACATTCTATTCGGCGATGTTCCCGTTTCAGACTTTCGCGATAAAGTTTTTTCAGGAAGCACACGGAACAACTCGTGAAGTGGGTGGCAATCTCTCGAGTCTGCTGACATTAGCTGCAATGTTTTTTACACCGCTCTTCGGTTTGTTGGCTGATAAAATAGGTAAGCGTTCTTTATTGATGATGTTTGGCTCGCTTCTCATAATTCCGGTTTATTTAATTATGGCATACAAAGTTGACCTCGCTTCTTATATAGGTTTAAGCGGTGGTTTACCGGTTGACCTCGCCTTCTTCGGAATTGAACAAACCATCATTCCATATTATTTAATTGTTCCGATGTCGATGATGGGGATTGCATTCTCACTCATACCTGCTGTAATGTGGCCCTCCGTTGCTTTAGTCGTTGATGAATCCAGATTAGGTACAGCTTATGGTTTGATGACGATGATACAGAATATCGGTTTGTTCGGATTTAATTTATTAATTGGATATGCGAATGATATTTCAGGTGCAAGCGCTGCTAATCCCGCTGGCTATAATGCCGGAATGTGGATATTTTCAGCATTAGGATTTTTTGGACTTTTGTTTGCAACTTTGTTACGACGCTGTGAGATGGGTCCTAATGGACACGGTTTGGAGTTGGCGAAAGGGAAAAAATAAAAAGAAAAAATATGAAAACACTTAAACTAAATACAAACAAAACCGTCAAACAACTATGAAAAACGAATTAGATAACGCTTCTGAAATCGCTATACGCGATTGTATGGGATTGCAAAACGGCGAAACTGTCCTTGTTGTAACCGATGAGCCACTCCGCAAAATCGGCTACTCGCTCTGGCAAGCAGCTAAAAACTTAGGCTCCTCTGAATCAGTCATCATCGAGATGCAGCCGCGCAAAACTAACGGTGAAGAACCACCAAAGCAAATCGCTGAATTAATGAAGCAATTCGTTATTGTTTTATGCCCGACTTCAAAATCGTTAACTCACACAGACTCACGGCGGCTTGCTACTGCGCTCGGTGTTCGTATCGCAACATTGCCTGGTGTAACTGAAGAAATTATGATTCGCTGTATGAACGCCGACTATCATAAAATTGCTGAACGAACTTTTAAACTCTGTGAGTTGATGGAGAAGACGAAAGTAATTCATGTAACATCGCCGGGCGGAACTGATATCACGATGCCGATTGAAGGGCGCTCGTCACACGCAAGTTCAGGACTGTTTCGTGAAAAAGGACAGTGGGGGAATTTACCGACCGGTGAAGCTTACCTCGCACCCGTAGAAGGTAAATCGAACGGTGTTGTTGTAGTTGACGGCTCGATGGCTGGCGTTGGAATGATCAAAACTCATATAAAAATTGTTGTTAAAGATGGATATGCAGCTGATATTACCGGCGGTGAAGAAGCCGAAAAATTAGTAAAACTTTTGGAACCGCACGGGCTTGATGGGCGCAATGTTGCAGAGTTTGGTATTGGCACAAACGATAAAGCAATTTTGACCGGCTTGATTTTGGAAGACGAAAAAGTGATGGGCACAATTCACATTGCTTTCGGCGACAACAAGTCGATGGGCGGTAGCGTCCGCGTTGCAAGTCATCTCGATGGTTTAGTGAAAAACCCGGATGTGTGGTTCGACGAGAAATTAATTATGAAAGATGGCAAATTTATAGCGTAGCGCGTTGAGCAAAGAGCCCTTCGACTACGCTCAGGGTAAACTTTAAGCAAAGAGCGAAGAGTATTTGTTTTAAACTAAAAACTAAAATCCTTTATTCTACAATGAAGAAAAAACTAATATACATATCAACCGCATTAATAGTAATTATTGTTGCTTTATACTTTTTTGTTTTCCGGGGTTCTTCTGAAGAAATCAAATACAGAACCGAAAAAATTAGCAAGGGCGATGTTGTCGTACAAGTCCGTGCTACAGGAACTGTAAATCCTGTTCAAACTGTTCAAGTCGGATCACAAGTCAGTGGCACTCTTGCCAAAATTTATGTCGATTTCAACAGTATTGTTAAAGCCGGTCAAATTATTGCACAGATCGATCCGACCTTCTTGGCTGCATCAGTGAAAGAATCCGAGGCAAACCTTGAGCGTGTGCAAGCGCAGGTAAATGAGGCAAAGCGCAACCTTAATCGCTTTATAGAGCTGTTCAGTAAAGCGCTTGTTTCCCAAGCCGAGATGGATGCTGCTCAAACAAATTACGAGACATCGCTTGCCCAGCTGAAGCAAGCCGAGGCATCTCTTGACAGGGCGCGGGTTAACTTGCGATATGCAACTATCAAAGCTCCAATAGACGGAGTCGTTATTTCGCGAGACATTGATGTCGGACAGACCGTAGCGGCAAGTTTGCAAGCGCCGAAATTGTTTGTAATTGCTAACGACTTGAAAAAAATGCAAGTGGAAGCAAACGTTGACGAAGCTGACATCGGAAATATTCAAATAGAACAGGATGTTACATTTACTGTCGATGCACATTCGGGTAAAGAGTTTAAAGGGACTGTAACACAAATCCGGTTAGCACCGCAAACTGTTCAAAATGTAGTTACATATACTGTCATCATCGAAGTTCCGAATCCTGATTTGAAGCTGATGCCGGGTATGACTGCAACAGTTTCCATTTTAATCGATGAGAAGAATGATGTTTTAAGAGTTCCGGCGATTGCTCTCCGGTTTCAACCCCCTGCCGAAGTAGTAGAAAAAATTGAAAAAGAAGTAGCTGAAAAATTTAATGGGAATAAATCGTCCGACAGTGCAAGTCATAGCAACGGTGAACCACGTATGCGCTCTTTCGGTGGCGGTGGTGGCTCTATGCCCGGCTCAGGAATGTCCGGTGAGTTCCCTCGCGGCGAACGGCGGCGAGGCGGGATGCGACAAATACAAAGAGTTTGGTTAATTGATAGCACGGGTAACTTAAAGTCTGCACCCGTTAGAACGGGTCTTTCGGATAACCGATATGTTGAAGTTAAAGGTGGCTTCCTTAAGGAGGGAGATGAAATTGTAATCGGAATGGAAATGCCCAGCGCCAGTGGACCACAAGCTCAACAAACGAATCCATTTGCGCCGCGTACTCAAACAGGACCCGGCACGCGTAGAATGGGTTTTTAAAGTCAGGATAATTTATGATGAGATGGTTTGAAATATTAACGATTGCTTTCGATGCATTGATAAGGAATAAAATGCGTTCGTTGTTAACGATGCTTGGAATAATAATTGGTGTCGGTGCAGTTATTGCTATGATTGCGATTGGGCAGGGAG
This genomic interval carries:
- a CDS encoding class I SAM-dependent DNA methyltransferase, producing MSNGNTSSIIQKVWSFCNTLRDDGVGYGDYLEQLTYLLFLKMADEYSKPPYNRKLPIPKEYTWDKLTTPKGAALETHYNNLLRDLAKEKNILGQIFTKSQNKIQDPAKLSRLIDLIDKEQWSTMAADVKGEIYEGLLEKNAEDTKSGAGQYFTPRALIKTMVQCVRPEPKKTIADPACGTGGFFLAAYDFLSSQDLDKEQRKFLKYNTFYGNEIVASTRRLALMNLFLHNIGDIDSENFISSADALVSSPSKTFDYVLANPPFGKKSSMTFTNEEGEQEKEELTYNRQDFWVTTSNKQLNFVQHIRTMLKTDGKAAVVVPDNVLFEGGAGETVRKQLLDKTDLHTILRLSTGIFYANGVKANVLFFDNKPASKEPWTKDVWIFDYRTNTHHTLKKNRMQFEDLKEFIDCYNPKNRNKRKATWSESNPDGRWRRFTYEEIINRDKTSLDITWIKDKSLADLDNLPDPDVLAIEIVENLEAGLENFREIIDSINGKKS
- a CDS encoding tryptophanase, which translates into the protein MLVKLSNGREIPVEMHKVRIVQKTNLIPVDQRLKAIEEGGYNTFSLRTRDIFLDMLTDSGTNAMSDNQLAAMMVSDDAYAGCESYYKLLAAVNDVLRFEYLLPVHQGRAAEHLLAKVFVKPGDVVPMNYHFTTTKVHFELAGGTVLEIFTDEALKTESSVQFKGDLDIQKFKDVIKKYGADKVPFIRMEATTNLIGGQPFSMENLREVKKIASENKIPLVFDGSLLSENAYFIKKREKGYENKSIQEIIWELMSYADIFYLSGRKSTCVRGGFIATNNKKYFEDIKNWLPVYEGFLTYGGMSTKEIEAMAVGLREMTELNVAGSAAEFVKYFVEKLVESKLPVVTPAGGLACHLDAMRFLPHIPQSQYPAGALSAAVYIASGIRSMERGTVSMERDKDGNEVYADIELARLAVPRRVYTMSQIDYAVDRLVWLYKHRDLVKGLKFVEEPPVLRFFFGKLAALENWGRILADAFKKDFGEGY
- a CDS encoding aminopeptidase, with the protein product MKNELDNASEIAIRDCMGLQNGETVLVVTDEPLRKIGYSLWQAAKNLGSSESVIIEMQPRKTNGEEPPKQIAELMKQFVIVLCPTSKSLTHTDSRRLATALGVRIATLPGVTEEIMIRCMNADYHKIAERTFKLCELMEKTKVIHVTSPGGTDITMPIEGRSSHASSGLFREKGQWGNLPTGEAYLAPVEGKSNGVVVVDGSMAGVGMIKTHIKIVVKDGYAADITGGEEAEKLVKLLEPHGLDGRNVAEFGIGTNDKAILTGLILEDEKVMGTIHIAFGDNKSMGGSVRVASHLDGLVKNPDVWFDEKLIMKDGKFIA
- a CDS encoding MFS transporter, which translates into the protein MENILQPNVQNLKPEPSAFYRWVVLVFISFAMFGNYYIYDSISPLADLLATQLNFTNSDIGLLQAIYSFPNIIMVLIGGLIIDRIGTRKSVFIFTSLIMIGALVTAVRGDLYLMAAGRLIFGLGAESMIVAITTIIARWFKGKELSFAFGLNLTVARFGSFMALNSPSWGKSLYNYWQSPLWITVAAGVFAIFCILIYYFMDAYASKNYKLAKEGNQDKIVFKEIFKFGTSFWFITALCVTFYSAMFPFQTFAIKFFQEAHGTTREVGGNLSSLLTLAAMFFTPLFGLLADKIGKRSLLMMFGSLLIIPVYLIMAYKVDLASYIGLSGGLPVDLAFFGIEQTIIPYYLIVPMSMMGIAFSLIPAVMWPSVALVVDESRLGTAYGLMTMIQNIGLFGFNLLIGYANDISGASAANPAGYNAGMWIFSALGFFGLLFATLLRRCEMGPNGHGLELAKGKK
- a CDS encoding efflux RND transporter periplasmic adaptor subunit — protein: MKKKLIYISTALIVIIVALYFFVFRGSSEEIKYRTEKISKGDVVVQVRATGTVNPVQTVQVGSQVSGTLAKIYVDFNSIVKAGQIIAQIDPTFLAASVKESEANLERVQAQVNEAKRNLNRFIELFSKALVSQAEMDAAQTNYETSLAQLKQAEASLDRARVNLRYATIKAPIDGVVISRDIDVGQTVAASLQAPKLFVIANDLKKMQVEANVDEADIGNIQIEQDVTFTVDAHSGKEFKGTVTQIRLAPQTVQNVVTYTVIIEVPNPDLKLMPGMTATVSILIDEKNDVLRVPAIALRFQPPAEVVEKIEKEVAEKFNGNKSSDSASHSNGEPRMRSFGGGGGSMPGSGMSGEFPRGERRRGGMRQIQRVWLIDSTGNLKSAPVRTGLSDNRYVEVKGGFLKEGDEIVIGMEMPSASGPQAQQTNPFAPRTQTGPGTRRMGF